A window from Bubalus kerabau isolate K-KA32 ecotype Philippines breed swamp buffalo chromosome 5, PCC_UOA_SB_1v2, whole genome shotgun sequence encodes these proteins:
- the C5H1orf116 gene encoding specifically androgen-regulated gene protein, which yields MPERELWPAGPGLEPATRVGSCDSMMSTTSTRSGSSDSSYDFLSAEEKECLLFLEETIGSLDTEADSGLSTEKSEQATTPRGPRALPTTQPAPQGHPEEITGRRPEPKRVTPFSSAHPPGPQSLSLRSGSYSLPRNIHIGRNQNLRKSTTLTNSHNPGGSEGLVSGPETEQVSQSREPRQTLAAPPDTALELDGALIPQPEAFQDTQPQQRGQGSLPRGPGELSPRPQVHPSLSSQRNREPAPEAMSQKASEKGSTGEPAPPRPPPLVSSRDAGSGDAAVLSGGHPSARPAPLTAPKPRKLPPNIVLKSSRSSFHSDPQNRLSRHSEAAPGDPSPASSSLQEQRKARREALEKLGLPQDQEEPSPRLSRPSVRLKETGAQAVSPTPAQVPGRAPAAAPTQGPSPGKAPALARPPSPSKVLVPAQEPTPGTAPAAKSTPIPIPKGPRAHSPLTQRKPDSGLTLQESGVPGLRQMSFKSNTLERSGIGLSSYLSAEKAPSPQTSTSLEKGSFLDRISPSVLRNSRPRPASLGTGKDFEGIQVGKLADLEQEGGPKRLSFQGQSRDKLPRPPCVSVRISPKGVSDEHRREALKKLGLLKE from the exons ATGCCCGAGAGAGAGCTGTGGCCAGCAGGGCCTGGCTTGGAACCCGCAACCCGCGTCGGCAGCTGCGACAGTATGATGAGCACCACCTCCACCCGCTCTGGATCT AGTGACAGCAGCTATGACTTCCTGTCCGCTGAAGAGAAGGAGTGTCTGCTCTTCCTGGAGGAAACCATTGGCTCCCTGGACACCGAGGCTGACAGCGGGCTGTCCACCGAAAAGTCTGAGCAAGCCACAACTCCCCGGGGTCCCCGAGCACTGCCCACGACCCAGCCTGCCCCCCAGG GACATCCAGAGGAAATAACTGGCCGAAGACCAGAGCCAAAAAGAGTGACTCCATTCAGCTCAGCTCATCCACCTGGGCCCCAAAGCCTGAGCCTCAGGTCTGGCTCCTACAGCCTCCCCAGAAATATCCACATCGGCAGAAACCAGAACCTCAGAAAAAGCACCACCCTGACTAACAGCCATAATCCAGGGGGATCCGAGGGACTTGTCTCGGGACCTGAGACAGAGCAGGTCAGCCAGAGCCGTGAGCCCAGGCAGACACTGGCCGCACCCCCAGACACTGCCCTTGAGCTGGACGGGGCACTCATCCCTCAACCGGAGGCTTTCCAAGACACTCAGCCCCAGCAGCGTGGGCAAGGCAGCCTGCCCAGAGGACCAGGGGAGCTGAGCCCCAGGCCCCAGGTCCACCCATCACTTAGCTCCCAGAGAAACAGGGAGCCTGCTCCAGAGGCCATGTCCCAAAAAGCCAGTGAGAAAGGCTCAACCGGGGAACCTGCGCCACCTCGGCCTCCTCCCCTGGTGTCCTCTCGGGATGCAGGCTCTGGAGATGCGGCCGTCCTGTCAGGGGGCCATCCAAGTGCCCGACCGGCCCCCCTCACGGCCCCTAAGCCCCGGAAACTGCCGCCAAACATTGTCCTGAAGAGCAGCCGCAGCAGTTTCCACAGCGACCCCCAGAACCGGCTGTCCCGCCACTCGGAGGCTGCGCCCGGGGACCCCAGCCCCGCCTCGTCCTCGCTGCAGGAGCAGAGGAAAGCACGCAGGGAAGCACTGGAGAAGCTGGGGCTGCCGCAGGACCAGGAGGAGCCCAGCCCCCGCTTAAGTAGGCCCTCCGTCAGGCTCAAGGAGACTGGCGCTCAGGCCGTGTCCCCGACCCCAGCTCAGGTCCCCGGAAGGGCCCCGGCCGCTGCACCAACGcagggcccttctccagggaaagcacCAGCTCTGGCCCGGCCGCCTTCTCCAAGCAAGGTTCTGGTTCCCGCCCAGGAACCCACTCCGGGGACAGCTCCAGCTGCCAAATCCACGCCAATTCCTATCCCGAAGGGCCCGCGGGCACACAGTCCCCTGACTCAGCGGAAGCCAGACTCCGGGCTAACCCTCCAGGAGAGCGGTGTCCCTGGCCTCAGACAGATGAGCTTCAAGTCCAACACCCTGGAGCGGTCAGGCATCGGGCTGAGCAGCTACCTCTCAGCCGAGAAGGCTCCCAGCCCCCAAACCAGCACCTCTCTGGAAAAAGGCTCCTTCCTGGACAGGATCTCGCCCAGCGTTTTGCGTAATTCCCGGCCGCGCCCGGCCTCCTTGGGCACCGGGAAGGACTTCGAGGGTATCCAGGTGGGCAAGCTGGCTGACCTGGAGCAGGAGGGGGGCCCCAAGCGCCTGTCTTTCCAGGGGCAGAGCCGAGACAAGCTGCCCCGGCCCCCCTGTGTCAGTGTCAGGATCTCCCCCAAGGGGGTGTCAGATGAACACAGAAGGGAGGCGCTGAAGAAGCTGGGCCTGCTGAAGGAGTAG